Proteins from a single region of Lampris incognitus isolate fLamInc1 chromosome 16, fLamInc1.hap2, whole genome shotgun sequence:
- the rps6kl1 gene encoding ribosomal protein S6 kinase-like 1 — translation MAKRDYLVEAAKQIRMALDREVNEDYEAAFSYYKNGVDLLLNGVQLDPNNDRREAVKRKTTQYLKRAEEIFISHLQDNLGKGNSHLGGYSSLRFRPIRHLSSPVEDLEMCKVVGVIDKVLTVQSMVNKETFVVKSLPKSNWESRDQPTIIPQGVPYMVKLLRYYVSEDAVYLHLEHIQGELKQLFSAAGIMLQQMALCWSAIIVLTDDLSSDLSVVPGGRLFSKLHKLRSERAKEHPECISPGQRMVKLKSSYTSPTISTDYQHHDRGDIGTSLLPERVSDESPDTDSPTSWDETQQRLESFGTHTYIEETGCLQSTRSTASFYARLERTNSISGPVRTQVSAHIHPPAPSLCLHSSETQGKPALPLSCARVSHAINAMSELHKKTPWMGLIECSSDFEVAWSAADSAANCERMSSYAVFDANLQRTAGKIAPHTNQALFDKAGSTNTENTSTSFDSCQSSSPAILHLPLHCQTQIHGRVPWIANGSHPGSAMSTNLGNTIDVGTDSLQHCRAEEQATSSPTSEEKKAMLVIRSTDRAVLSDDTDTRTSSENLQSPSSPLCHGTPLSREPGEGVEEAWELLSPGGKDAPLGGGSFSHLSDPSAQRRRGDMDAFLRSEVSAGQGEDQTIEVDGWCHVPHFPTKSSRAKEKAMQACWGLPEAEVRVWGAQILLALESLHQQGILCRDLNPKNILLTNNGKVCLTFFGQWSEVQSEIGSKAMEQMYCAPEIGGVSKITEACDWWSLGALLFELLTAMPLWQLHPAGIHSHTQLLIPDHLSTAAASLLTELLQFDAGYRLGSGGGGVSDIKCHPFFSGVSWKALSC, via the exons ATGGCAAAGAGAGACTATCTGGTGGAGGCAGCCAAGCAGATCCGCATGGCACTAGACAGGGAGGTGAATGAGGACTACGAGGCAGCCTTCAGTTACTACAAGAACGGGGTGGATTTGCTGCTAAACGGAGTGCAAC TGGACCCAAACAATGACCGCCGAGAGGCCGTGAAAAGGAAGACGACTCAGTATCTGAAGAGGGCAGAAGAAATCTTCATCTCACACCTGCAGGACAACCTAGGGAAGGGAAACTCTCATTTGGGG gGTTACAGCAGCCTGCGATTCAGACCAATCCGACACCTGAGTTCCCCCGTAGAGGATCTGGAGATGTGTAAAGTGGTGGGAGTGATCGATAAG GTCTTGACTGTTCAAAGTATGGTCAATAAGGAGACATTTGTTGTCAAG AGTCTGCCCAAGTCAAATTGGGAAAGCAGAGACCAGCCAACCATCATCCCTCAGGGGGTGCCGTACATGGTGAAGCTGCTGAGGTATTACGTCAGCGAGGATGCTGTATACCTGCACCTGGAACACATTCAAGGTGAGCTGAAACAACTATTCAGTGCTGCAGGGATAATGCTCCAGCAGATGGCACTTTGCTGGTCAGCGAT CATTGTTCTTACTGATGACTTATCAAGTGATTTGTCTGTTGTCCCAGGTGGGAGACTCTTCTCCAAGCTGCACAAGCTGAGGAGTGAAAGGGCCAAGGAACACCCAGAATGCATCAGTCCAGGACAACGTATGGTCAAGCTGAAGAGCAGCTACACATCTCCCACAATCAGCACCGATTATCAGCACCATGACAGGGGGGACATCGGCACGAGCCTTCTCCCAGAGAGAGTGAGCGATGAGAGCCCAGATACAGACTCCCCCACTTCATGGGATGAAACTCAGCAGAGGCTTGAGAGCTTCGGTACCCACACCTACATCGAGGAGACGGGCTGTCTGCAGAGCACACGATCCACAGCGTCATTTTATGCTCGGCTAGAGCGGACAAACTCAATTTCGGGTCCGGTGAGGACACAGGTCAGCGCTCATATCCATCCACCAGCCCCGAGTCTGTGTTTGCATTCTTCTGAAACTCAGGGAAAGCCTGCTCTTCCTTTATCATGTGCTCGTGTCAGTCATGCTATTAATGCTATGTCAGAGCTCCATAAAAAGACCCCCTGGATGGGGCTGATAGAGTGCAGCTCTGATTTTGAAGTTGCTTGGAGTGCTGCTGATTCCGCAGCCAACTGTGAACGCATGAGCTCCTATGCAGTGTTTGATGCAAATTTACAAAGAACTGCTGGGAAAATTGCACCTCATACAAATCAGGCCTTGTTTGATAAAGCAGGGTCAACAAACACTGAAAATACTAGTACAAGTTTTGACTCATGTCAAAGCTCCTCTCCTGCCATTTTACACCTCCCTCTCCATTGCCAAACCCAGATCCATGGCAGGGTCCCTTGGATCGCCAACGGGTCTCACCCAGGATCCGCCATGAGCACGAATCTCGGGAACACCATAGACGTAGGGACAGACTCTCTCCAGCATTGCAGGGCTGAGGAGCAGGCCACCAGCAGTCCCACGTCAGAGGAAAAAAAGGCCATGCTAGTcatcaggagcacagacagagcAGTGTTGTCTGATGACACAGACACACGGACTTCTTCGGAAAACCTCCAATCTCCATCTAGCCCTCTCTGTCATGGCACT CCCCTTTCCAGAGAGCCTGGAGAAGGGGTGGAAGAGGCATGGGAGCTACTGAGCCCTGGAGGAAAGGATGCCCCTCTAGGGGGAGGATCATTCAGTCATCTTTCTGACCCCTCTGCACAGAGAAGGAGGGGAGACATGGATGCTTTCCTGAGGTCAGAGGTATCAGCGGGGCAGGGGGAAGACCAGACCATCGAGGTGGATGGCTGGTGCCACGTGCCTCATTTCCCGACCAAGTCTTCCAGGGCCAAAGAGAAGGCCATGCAGGCATGCTGGGGGTTGCCTGAGGCAGAGGTCCGTGTCTGGGGAGCACAGATTCTGCTGGCCCTTGAGAGTTTGCATCAGCAAGGAATCCTGTGTCGGGACTTGAACCCCAAAAACATCTTGCTCACCAACAATG GAAAGGTGTGTTTGACTTTCTTCGGCCAGTGGAGTGAGGTTCAGTCAGAAATTGGCTCCAAAGCAATGGAACAAATGTACTGCGCTCCAG AAATTGGAGGTGTGTCCAAGATTACAGAGGCTTGTGATTGGTGGAGTCTGGGGGCTTTGCTGTTTGAACTTCTGACAGCAATG CCCTTGTGGCAGCTCCATCCTGCAGGAATACATTCTCACACCCAGCTGCTCATTCCCGACCACCTGAGCACTGCAGCTGCATCCCTGCTCACTGAG TTGCTTCAGTTTGATGCAGGCTATCGGTTGGGTTCTGGAGGAGGCGGTGTGAGTGACATCAAGTGTCATCCCTTCTTCAGTGGTGTGTCCTGGAAAGCTCTGAGCTGCTAG